The following proteins are co-located in the Solea senegalensis isolate Sse05_10M linkage group LG12, IFAPA_SoseM_1, whole genome shotgun sequence genome:
- the rhogd gene encoding ras homolog gene family, member Gd: MQTIKCVVVGDGAVGKTCLLISYTTNAFPEEYIPTVFDNYSAQMSVDGRTVSLNLWDTAGQEEYDRLRTLSYPQTNVFIICFSIGSPSSYANVRHKWHPEVSHHCPNVPILLVGTKKDLRGDAETVKKLKEQGLATTTHQQGNSLAKQIGAVKYMECSALQQDGVREVFADAVRAVLYPVTKKNPKKCVLL, from the coding sequence ATGCAGACCATAAAGTGTGTGGTGGTGGGTGACGGGGCAGTGGGTAAAACTTGTCTACTCATCTCTTATACCACCAATGCCTTCCCAGAAGAGTATATTCCCACAGTGTTTGACAACTACAGTGCCCAAATGAGCGTGGATGGCCGCACTGTCAGCCTCAACTTGTGGGACACGGCAGGCCAAGAGGAGTATGATCGCCTGCGCACTCTCTCCTATCCCCAGACCAATGTCTTCATTATCTGCTTTTCTATTGGCAGTCCCTCTTCCTATGCCAATGTTAGGCACAAATGGCACCCTGAGGTGTCTCATCATTGCCCCAACGTACCCATCCTTCTTGTAGGCACCAAGAAGGACCTGAGGGGTGATGCAGAAACGGTGAAGAAGCTGAAGGAGCAGGGCCTCGCCACAACCACTCACCAGCAAGGCAACTCGCTGGCTAAGCAGATTGGGGCTGTTAAATACATGGAGTGTTCTGCTCTGCAGCAGGATGGTGTCAGGGAGGTGTTTGCTGATGCTGTGAGGGCAGTGTTGTATCCAGTTACGAAAAAGAACCCCAAGAAGTGTGTGCTCTTGTAA
- the fhdc2 gene encoding FH2 domain-containing protein 1, producing MLINLTVAIKETCAFHGTRSAHHAAAPEAVEVTAMDSRPALVTPPPPSVAPPPPPPPPPPPPPPPLPTPSSSSSPFSRADSARRSRLRKLNWERIPKEKVEGRNSVWSGAAPGEDEFPIDLHSLDELFGQKDNKPLDRSGTLRRRSVLLRCRSPQDSSEEISLLDSKRSMNIGIFLRQFKMPAKEIVEDIRQGVGGRYAAEKLTELCKLLPDSEEESRLRRFSGERGCLEEPDLFMLLLVEVPSFRLRLDAMILQQEFDPAVTSLCVAARCLREAARELLSCPELHSILRLVLKAGNYMNAGGYAGNAAGFRIASLLTLADTKANKPGMNLLHFVAMEAVKKDPSLLSFPSQLGHVGSAFRLCEESVLEDLAKLKSRVVSLKANIQTEAEIRQHTQLFLEVAEERLKEAEDEVEGMRMSSQALVEFFCEDDSTFKLEEACRVFHLFCLRFQKAVQENADRELKEQKRLERQREMGEKRRSLAVCTGLDLGLSLGRDPHCQEDELEKLLEKNLSYTWSRRSLRNSESRRHSHHLHVTSVQKNFPELGSSPTLNSYHLNSSSDHDNSMVCSSPDTDGTCSPIDHERVLRGGNLVKPSQTEAAQDSHVALFPHYTVKDCVPFVLQGQSKESRLAKQHIALINTESSPSSCAQSAAIHTDTTALCVKTQASTHRQRFGPPVSDNNRSLLGKSNNSLVSESVAESARTSRIPSHSDTNCTLSRYQRSESQSQVSPDKTQSQSQISTVTSATMPLPDNGLTGQTITEGVPTSVDKNWIPSSLPEFSQSQPEEYADLPSPEREISKSYSRVGETLECHTLVKGLRSYDALSPPTSPLPRPAPTLCSKWRKERKVDLQEGTTTGSPTSKDSQTIKTPVRSGIGSKRGLVSRAGPSSNTGIPRVRSKTEASNAGPATTNPPSPNRLSTTGSISIRSSPISRPATIQAEVKRSNSTRERTVTESQTSGKSTLTRRSSDRSVSEKVTGSTPPAFVRASPFRVSKRLAPNSETQVLSQPHTAHSPSSATAKTIRTAVISAARNKTAKAISTSSSPASSKIPSPSRLPGLKMSRATAAQPLWR from the exons ATGCTCATCAACTTGACAGTGGCCATCAAGGAAACTTGTGCCTTTCATGGAACACGGTCTGCCCACCACGCTGCTGCCCCAGAAGCTGTGGAAGTGACGGCCATGGATTCACGTCCAGCGCTGGTCACTCCTCCACCACCTTCCGTagcacctccaccaccacctcctccgccgccgccgcctcctccaccacctctacccacaccctcttcttcttcttcgcctTTTAGTCGAGCTGACAGTGCTCGTCGGAGCCGACTGAGGAAGCTTAACTGGGAGCGAATCCCCAAAGAAAAGGTGGAGGGGAGGAATAGTGTGTGGAGTGGGGCGGCCCCGGGTGAGGATGAGTTCCCCATTGACCTCCATTCTCTGGATGAGCTGTTTGGTCAGAAGGACAATAAGCCTCTGGACAGGAGCGGCACCCTGAGGCGCCGCTCTGTTCTGCTGCGCTGCAGATCCCCACAGGACAGCTCAGAGGAG ATCTCTCTACTGGACTCCAAACGCAGTATGAACATTGGAATATTTCTCCGTCAGTTTAAGAT GCCTGCTAAAGAGATAGTTGAGGACATCAGACAGGGTGTTGGGGGCCGTTATGCAGCGGAAAAGCTCACAGAGCTCTGCAAATTGCTCCCCGACAGTGAGGAG GAGTCCCGCCTGAGGAGGTTCAGTGGCGAGCGGGGCTGCCTTGAAGAGCCTGATCttttcatgctgctgctggtggaagTCCCCAG TTTTCGGCTTCGCCTCGATGCCATGATCCTGCAACAGGAGTTTGACCCTGCTgtgacctctctgtgtgtggcgGCCAGATGTCTGAGGGAGGCGGCCAGAG AACTACTGAGCTGTCCTGAATTACACTCCATCCTTCGTCTGGTGCTGAAAGCTGGGAACTACATGAATGCG GGTGGATATGCAGGGAATGCTGCTGGTTTCCGAATTGCATCGCTGCTCACACTGGCTGACACCAAAGCCAACAAGCCTGGCATGAATCTGCTGCATTTTGTAGCCATG GAAGCTGTAAAAAAGGACCCGAGTTTATTGTCATTTCCCAGCCAACTGGGTCATGTTGGCTCCGCCTTCAG GTTGTGTGAGGAGTCTGTGCTGGAGGATTTAGCTAAGTTAAAAAGCAGAGTTGTTTCCCTCAAGGCCAACATCCAGACTGAAGCAGAGATTCGACAGCACACACAACTTTTCTTGGAG GTAGCAGAAGAGCGTCTGAAGGAGGCAGAGGATGAGGTAGAAGGTATGAGAATGTCGAGTCAGGCTCTGGTGGAGTTCTTCTGTGAGGATGACAGCACTTTCAAACTTGAGGAGGCTTGCCGGGTCTTCCATTTGTTTTGTCTCCGCTTCCAGAAAGCTGTCCAG GAGAATGCAGACCGGGAACTGAAGGAACAGAAACGTTTGGAGCGTCAGCGTGAGATGGGGGAGAAGCGTCGCTCTCTGGCTGTTTGTACGGGGCTGGACCTTGGCCTGAGTCTTGGCAGAGACCCTCACTGTCAGGAGGATGAGCTGGAGAAACTTTTGGAGAAGAACCTAAGCTACACTTGGAGCCGTCGTAGCCTGAGAAACTCTGAGTCCCGCAGACACTCACACCACCTCCATGTTACATCTGTGCAAAAGAACTTCCCTGAGTTGGGCAGCAGCCCTACATTGAACAGTTATCACTTAAACAGTTCCTCTGACCACGACAACAGCATGGTTTGTAGCTCTCCGGACACTGATGGCACATGTTCCCCCATTGACCATGAGCGTGTTCTGAGAGGAGGGAACTTGGTCAAGCCCAGCCAAACAGAAGCAGCTCAGGATTCACATGTTGCTTTATTTCCACATTACACAGTCAAAGACTGCGTTCCCTTTGTGTTACAAGGCCAATCGAAGGAAAGTAGACTTGCAAAACAACATATAGCTTTGATAAACACTGAATCTTCTCCCAGCTCCTGTGCACAATCTGCTGCTATACATACAGACACAACTGCACTATGTGTTAAAACACAGGCCTCTACGCATAGACAAAGGTTTGGCCCACCAGTATCAGACAATAATCGCTCTCTTCTGGGTAAATCAAATAACTCTCTTGTCAGTGAGTCTGTAGCGGAGTCTGCTCGTACAAGTAGAATACCCTCTCATAGTGACACTAACTGTACACTGTCAAGGTACCAGAGATCTGAGAGCCAATCACAAGTATCTCCAGATAAAACCCAGTCACAATCACAGATAAGCACTGTGACAAGTGCCACGATGCCTTTGCCTGACAATGGACTAACAGGTCAGACAATTACAGAGGGAGTACCTACATCTGTGGACAAGAACTGGATTCCATCCAGTCTCCCAGAGTTCAGCCAGTCACAGCCAGAGGAGTACGCTGACCTGCCAAGTCCTGAGAGGGAGATTTCAAAGTCATACTCCCGTGTTGGTGAAACACTGGAGTGCCACACATTGGTGAAAGGCCTCCGATCCTATGACGCCTTGTCACCCCCAACCTCTCCACTCCCACGACCTGCACCAACTCTCTGCTCCAaatggaggaaagagaggaaggtTGACCTTCAAGAGGGGACAACTACAGGCTCTCCTACATCAAAAGACAGTCAAACCATAAAGACCCCCGTGCGTAGTGGCATCGGATCCAAAAGAGGACTCGTGTCACGAGCAGGACCTTCCAGCAACACAGGCATTCCCAGGGTCCGCTCCAAAACGGAGGCTTCAAATGCTGGTCCAGCCACTACAAACCCTCCCAGTCCTAACCGACTGTCCACAACTGGTAGCATATCAATACGCTCATCTCCCATCAGCCGGCCTGCCACCATTCAGGCAGAGGTGAAACGAAGTAATAGCACACGGGAGCGGACTGTAACTGAATCACAGACTTCAGGAAAGTCCACTCTGACCCGCAGGTCCTCGGACAGATCCGTATCAGAGAAAGTGACAGGTAGCACGCCGCCAGCCTTTGTCAGAGCGAGTCCTTTCCGCGTGTCGAAAAGACTCGCCCCAAACTCTGAGACTCAGGTTTTGTCCCAGCCTCACACTGCTCACAGCCCATCCTCTGCCACAGCCAAGACAATACGCACTGCTGTCATATCTGCAGCCCGAAATAAAACTGCCAAGGCCATAAGCACAAGCTCCTCTCCTGCTAGCTCTAAAATACCTTCACCCTCTCGGCTACCTGGTCTCAAAATGTCTCGAGCTACTGCAGCTCAGCCACTGTGGAGGTGA